The genomic stretch ACATACCTGATTTACTACTCGTACAAGTAATCTACAACTATTTAAAAGCATTTGTTCGAATTTTTGCCCAAAGACGCTTAACTATAGGAGAGAAAATTAATCAACAACTTTACTACCTTTCTGTTACTTCTACACGCGTATGCTATCAGATGTAAACAAAAGCACGTGAAATCGAAATTGAGTATCCCTTCAGAAACACACATtgaacatttttcgtgttaatttctaatagggtgaccatgaaacatggaaaaaaaaacgcattacTACAAGGATTGAAAAACTACAGAGGTATGAGAGAACgggtaattttttttgcacaatcGTTCTTTATATTGCAGAGCACTATGAGTTCATTAACCTCTCGGACGATAACAAAGCCCTACTGAATTCGAACAACGGCAATTTCGAAcatatttttccaattttgaaacTAGAAGTGGCTAGAGACTAGCCTCCAATCAAAATAAACGAGCTACCATGAAGAAATATCACCTTCGATGATTAATGAGATGTTTTAGTACTATTGTCTTCATTATTCCACTCAATCTCTCAATTTTTGTCGGTATTCCTAATCTTAATTGAAAATGGCGAAACTAGGACATGTTTTTATACTACTGCCATGAATATCTCAGTAATTGCAATAAAATCCCTAAATTATATCTGTGAAATTTAAATTCGGTTTAATTAAAAGCAGCCTTTTCTGATACGTAGAttaatttatatttaaattACATAActtccaactttttttttacgaaaCAACAGTATTGCGTATTTCACTGTAAAACAAAAGCCAACAAATGACCAAACAAAtgactataaaaaataaaagcagCATTGTACGTTCGATTGAAAATGAAATCGATGGGGAATGTTTCATCCAGCACACAGAACCAGCGCCTAGGGCACGCGGCTTATCGCCATAGAGAGATATCCGTTCGAATAATACAGCTCATCGTATTCGTCGATGTAGTTCGTATTCCGCAGCGGTTTGTAATCCTTGAAGGGATTGTCGGCTGCTCGTTTGACAAACACCAAATCTTTTTTCTTCATTGCCCGTTTGCTGATACTGAAAATTGTGGCACAATCCTGACACGCCTCGGTACGCGTGTAGGAAGTAAACACGATCGGAATGTTGACGTATCGGATCAACCGAACCAGCGTAGCGGACCAGGTATCTTTGGTGGATTCAATATGCTCGTGAAAGCCACAGTTATAGCTCACAATAATCTGCGGTCGTTCCAAgtgttcgtttggctccaacATGTGGAAAAGCCCTTTGTAGTAATGCATTTTAATTGTACGAGTTCCCTCGTACTTCAACTCGATTTCGTCTTTTATCGAACCTAGCTGGGGTCCGATGAAATAGATAATCACGTCCCGGAGCTGCGGAATGTACGTGAATATTACAGAGCACGTGTTATAGTCGAAGTAAACTATTTCGTCTTCCGCGCCGACAACGTAAATCACTAGCGAGTTCTGTAACTCCCGGTTCATACCTGTAAGGCACAGTCCGTATAAAATTGTGCTTATGTGCGAAAAGTTCGACACAAATTTTAAATCGTTAAAATCTTTAACCGATGTAGGTTTAAAAGGAATGTTAGTTTTGTATGCCACATTGACTAAATCGAAtgaatttctcggaaaccgaTTAAGTTCAAATGCCGAAAGCTTCGGAAAGCCAACCGTTTCTAGCCTGTTGGGATAATCTGTTGGAgataaaatattattaaaagtCGTACCAAATATAAAGGGTATCTAGTCGTTTACCTGCATCTAATAACAGATTCACTCGGTACATTTCACACCAGCGTTCGTGATGGGCGGCATCCTGTTCCCTATGATCATCACAGCAGTAAAGAGCCTGATAACAACCCTCACACGGTTTCAAGTTGCTCGTATCGTACTCGTAACAGATCCGACATATGTTGGGGAAACGTAGCAGCGTATACTCGTGCTGATAAAGTTTACGTTGTAGCATAGCGATGATTAGGCATTCCGCCAGAGAAATCGCGCACTCCAAATCACGACGGCTACCGCCAACGATTTTACCGCATTCATTTCTGACTTCCAAGATGTGTTGAATTTGCTTCATAGTGAGTATTTTCGTCACGGTACGACAGAAATCCTTGTGCAACTTCCAATCTTCTTTTTGGTGTTGCTCACCGCAATAACCAATAAGTCGACAGCCCTTACAGTATCGAAGCTTTTGTCCTACTAACAATAACCGATGTCCGGCCGTCTGGCTGAAGCAAACATTGCAACGCGTTGGATTGAAGTTGTTGTACATCCGCTCCTCCATGATCCTTTGAGTTCTAGCCAAATCAAGTTTCAATGTGAGTGATGGTGGATAtgatatgataaaaaaaatagttaccgAAAATTAAGCAAACTGGACAAAAAACTTTTCGAACGCAAACCAGATCTTCGGCTTCGATTTGGGCTTGTCAACATCAGTCAATGATGATGATTGTGAACGCAGAGTCGCACTCTCTGTTGGTTTTTGTTCGAATCGAACGCTTCGAAGcgagcaaaacaaaaagcaatgaataaaaaaagcaaaaaagtatcaaaaagagatgccagatattagGATTAAGCTGTAAACCGAAGACTTTTACagtacactgaaaataaatcacaCGCTAATCCCTAATGCTCTTTACATATGAAAGTCACTAAACGAACCTAAGCATTCTATTATGTCGACtcatatcgatttttattggacTCCACGCtattttaacgtgttttggcatttgacgtgtgtaagcattgaaatctgagtgtaaaatgattgattttggtatgcatgacatggcaaaccgaagtgtaagacacttgattttgtgctgtacactgaaacgcaagtgtattttacgtagatatgaaatgtttcatctattagcacagaagtaagtggaatccacttggcagtaacgtgtcgattttttacagtgtacagTCAGGGGAaatttactgctgtcaaaattcatatatgtgtgcgttatcgcagatcaactctcgTCCAtagccaagtatgatgacagttctacaaggtatgctacatttttgtctatcaaCGCACACAAaaaaatctcgttatgaaaaatttcgcgttttgtatggaattcagaacatttttggaaatttctcgtattatgttgttttatatctgatttttttggttggagagtgaatctccagttgaaacacactagaaattgatatttatttagatttagtgtgaaaaattgcgacaatatgtcgaaataaaatatataaaaatgctatatttctaatagttggagcataatctttgTCGCGATCTTTCATCGCTTCGCACTTCGGTCCAACCCTTTCAATGCGAAACGCAGCGGTCAAAGTGACACACAGCCCTGTGCGTTGTCAAGGCGCCACTGGCTGTCACTACAGAACGTCAGCAGAACGGAAGAACGagggaaaaaagaaaaaaaaaagattctgacgACTGGAGGTGTGAACGAAAACGTGCGGCTATTAAAATTTGCTAAACTAACAGTTTACTTATATATCTATACACGAATAGTtactaaaattattaaaaattggaaCACTAAATAAAACTAAGTGAAAAATTAAAAGCATAATTAAAATTGTGAAGCTAAAACTTACGATCTAATAGTACGGTCCTAAGTACGGTCTAAAAACGAGGTTTGTATCATGCAATGACTAGCTGATACGTTATTAAAAACGAGGCTAAAAGTAATATCTTTCATATTTACGGTGCTCAGCTGCTGCCCGAATGTCTACGGGAGAATTTAACAAATAATTAACAAAAACAGAACCGGAAACAATATTGTCACTGATTGCCTAGGAAAACGAGTTAAAAAAGAGGCATTAAACGTAAGCTTTTCGATTATCTTTCATTCTTATATAAATTACCTATTATATACTATATATTAGTCATTACATGCTATATTGTACATTACCCACATAAACTCATTTAAAACCCATATACACATGTAAAATTTAGTATTAACTTAACCTAATAGTTATTCACTACCGTACAATTATGTTTCTCCGGTAGGAATTTTTTAACGTTACGTTGCGTACGCTACAATCTACAAAATATACGTTATCAAATCGGAAAAAACTGTCTTTCTCGTTGCATTTGcaacattttaaaaaattcgTTTAGTCGCGATCGGGGTGAGCTTAAATATGCCGAGAGATAGTCGTGCTAAAGAGCCTAAGCCGGGTGTGAGTTGTGGAGAGTGCAATGATCCGGATAATAGTTAAATGGTGTGCTGCGACGAATGTTGCCGATGGTTTCATTTTAAGTGCGTAGGTGTCGATGAAGGAATCGAAGACGTAGACTGGAGTTGTTCGTCGTGCGAAGCGGAGCGTACATCCCAGGACGCATCGATCCCCACTACGATACCTGCACCGGGTGGAGCGGACAAAAAATCGTCAAGCAACCAACAACAACAGAGCTTGCAACGTCAACAGTTGCAAAGAATGATGGATCAAATGCAAAGTAGGTTCGAAGGACAACAACAAGCGTACGAAAAATTGCTACAAGAAAAGGACCAAGAGATGCAGAATGCAGTAAGTGACCTGCAGCGCCAATTCCAGATTCGATTAAGGGAAAAAGAGCAACAGGTCCGAGAGGAGTTGAAGGCTCAGACTGTCGTACCTCCACCAAATGCGAATTCAACTGCAGTAGAAAGTGGAAACCATGTAGCTGCAGATATGTGCAAGGCGGTCGAACGAATGGAGAAACAGCTTCAGGAGATGGCAAACAGACAGGATTCCGTAGCCAAAAGTTTAGATGAACGTTTGAGGACGATAGAAGTGTCTCGTCATGCTTCGGTACTGAACAACCGCAGTAATCTAAACGTCAATGCGTATCCTTTTGACCCGAACCAACGTTCGGATTTGTCTCATGAGCTGAGCGGAAGTCAACTTGCTGCGCGCCATGCAGTGGCAAAAGAGCTCCCGATCTTCACTGGTAATGCTGAGGAGTGGCCTCTGTTTATTGCCTCCTATGAAAGTACCACCAGAATGTGTGGCTACAGTAACGAGGAGAATCTGCTGCGACTTCAACGTTGTTTAAGAGGAAAGGCACTCGAATCAGTACGTAGTCGTTTGTTATATCCAGCGGGGCTTGAAGGCGTTATAAACACATTGCGAACGCTATTCGGCAGGCCGGAAGTAATCGTCCACTCTTTGGTATGCAAAATTCGGGAAATGTCATCGCCGAAGACCGAGAAACTCGGAACTTTAATCGATTTCGGAGTCGCAGTACAGAATATGTGTGCCACAATTGTAGCCTGTGGGTTGAATGATCATCTTTGTAACGTGGC from Wyeomyia smithii strain HCP4-BCI-WySm-NY-G18 chromosome 3, ASM2978416v1, whole genome shotgun sequence encodes the following:
- the LOC129728062 gene encoding uncharacterized protein LOC129728062, with product MLTSPNRSRRSGLRSKSFLSSLLNFRTQRIMEERMYNNFNPTRCNVCFSQTAGHRLLLVGQKLRYCKGCRLIGYCGEQHQKEDWKLHKDFCRTVTKILTMKQIQHILEVRNECGKIVGGSRRDLECAISLAECLIIAMLQRKLYQHEYTLLRFPNICRICYEYDTSNLKPCEGCYQALYCCDDHREQDAAHHERWCEMYRVNLLLDADYPNRLETVGFPKLSAFELNRFPRNSFDLVNVAYKTNIPFKPTSVKDFNDLKFVSNFSHISTILYGLCLTGMNRELQNSLVIYVVGAEDEIVYFDYNTCSVIFTYIPQLRDVIIYFIGPQLGSIKDEIELKYEGTRTIKMHYYKGLFHMLEPNEHLERPQIIVSYNCGFHEHIESTKDTWSATLVRLIRYVNIPIVFTSYTRTEACQDCATIFSISKRAMKKKDLVFVKRAADNPFKDYKPLRNTNYIDEYDELYYSNGYLSMAISRVP